The Alteripontixanthobacter sp. genome has a window encoding:
- a CDS encoding SDR family oxidoreductase, producing MDTSMLMFREDLLEGERILLTGGGTGLGREMAEAFLKLGADVHICGRRAAVVQQTADELMQRHGGQVVAHGCDIRDPAAITAMVDAIWADGGALTGVVNNAAGNFISRTEDLSVGGFNAISDIVFRGTFYVTLDIGKRLIAEGKGASFLSILTTWVWNGSAFTVPSAMSKAGINTMNQSLAVEWARYGMRFNAIAPGAFPTKGMSSRLDPDGARSGSNAEGGNPMGRVGEMHELANLAVFLLAPGAEYLNGQTIAIDGAGYQANGGNFWQTLQGLGDAEWQAIRETIKAGNAKDKASRTG from the coding sequence ATGGACACGTCCATGCTGATGTTTCGCGAGGATCTGCTCGAAGGCGAGCGGATCCTGTTGACCGGCGGCGGGACGGGGCTTGGGCGCGAAATGGCCGAGGCGTTTCTGAAGCTTGGCGCAGATGTCCATATTTGCGGCCGGCGAGCGGCGGTGGTGCAGCAAACTGCCGATGAGCTGATGCAGCGTCATGGCGGGCAGGTGGTCGCCCATGGCTGCGACATTCGCGATCCTGCCGCGATCACCGCAATGGTCGATGCGATCTGGGCCGATGGCGGCGCGCTGACCGGCGTGGTCAACAATGCGGCAGGCAATTTCATCAGCCGCACCGAAGACCTGTCGGTCGGCGGCTTCAACGCCATTTCGGATATCGTCTTTCGCGGTACGTTCTACGTCACGCTGGACATTGGCAAGCGGCTGATTGCGGAAGGGAAAGGTGCCAGCTTCCTGTCGATCCTCACCACTTGGGTTTGGAATGGCAGCGCCTTCACCGTACCTTCCGCGATGAGTAAGGCGGGCATCAACACCATGAACCAGAGCCTGGCGGTTGAATGGGCGCGTTATGGAATGCGCTTCAACGCCATTGCCCCGGGCGCATTTCCGACGAAGGGCATGTCCAGCAGGCTGGATCCGGACGGCGCCAGGTCGGGTTCCAATGCAGAGGGCGGCAACCCGATGGGCCGGGTTGGCGAAATGCACGAACTCGCTAATCTGGCGGTGTTCCTGTTGGCCCCGGGGGCGGAGTATCTCAACGGCCAGACCATCGCCATCGACGGGGCGGGATATCAGGCCAATGGCGGCAATTTCTGGCAGACTCTGCAAGGTCTGGGCGATGCCGAATGGCAAGCAATCCGCGAAACGATCAAGGCAGGAAACGCCAAAGACAAGGCGAGCCGAACCGGTTAG
- a CDS encoding Crp/Fnr family transcriptional regulator — MRKFDLFAEVPDAQLQQASAAIRIAEHEKGETIIAHQDPGRDVYLLIEGTLLANRYSAAGREVGYRRIREGTHFGELAAFDGEPRSVNVIALSDATIATIPAATFRDLVKNSAAIVDALMTRMAEIIRDLSDKVFEASAGSVRARLDSELIRMAMEVGTDGNRATIPNPPTHAELAALIGGQRETVTRAFNELVSEGIVSKKGRTITIEDIETLIERVENI; from the coding sequence TTGCGCAAATTTGATTTGTTTGCCGAAGTGCCGGACGCACAGCTGCAACAAGCAAGCGCCGCCATCCGCATCGCGGAGCATGAAAAGGGCGAAACGATCATCGCCCATCAGGATCCCGGGCGCGATGTCTATCTGCTGATCGAAGGCACGCTGCTGGCCAATCGCTATTCCGCGGCTGGGCGCGAAGTAGGCTATCGCCGGATTCGCGAAGGCACTCATTTCGGGGAGCTGGCGGCGTTCGACGGGGAACCGCGCTCGGTCAATGTCATCGCGCTGAGCGATGCGACCATTGCCACGATCCCCGCGGCAACCTTTCGCGACCTGGTCAAAAATTCGGCCGCCATCGTCGATGCGCTGATGACGCGCATGGCCGAGATTATTCGCGATCTGTCGGACAAGGTGTTCGAAGCGTCCGCAGGTTCGGTCCGCGCGCGGCTGGATAGCGAGCTGATCCGGATGGCAATGGAAGTCGGCACCGACGGCAACAGGGCGACCATTCCCAACCCGCCGACCCACGCGGAACTCGCCGCCCTGATCGGCGGGCAGCGCGAAACGGTTACGCGGGCCTTCAACGAATTGGTCAGCGAAGGGATCGTGAGCAAGAAAGGCCGCACGATCACGATCGAGGATATCGAAACCCTGATCGAACGGGTCGAGAATATCTGA
- a CDS encoding acetyl-CoA C-acetyltransferase — MAEAYIIDAVRTPRGIGKVGKGALAQQHPQHLAATVLKAIKDRNNLDTSTVDDVIWSTSTQKGKQAGDLGRMAALDAGFDITSSGTTLDRFCGGGITTVNFAAAQVMSGMEDCVIAGGTEMMSYTSEMAKEDMAAGKGPMMMGSGNDRLQKVHPQSHQGMCGDAIASMEGYSREELDEVGYRSQQRADAAIKDGRFDKSIVPVVDDEGNVVLDHEEYPRPETTREGLAELNPAFAKLADVPLDQSGTTFRGLINQKYPGLEIKHFHHAGNSSGVVDGAAAVLVASEDYARKNGLTPRARIVATANMGDDPTLMLNAPVPAAKKVLEKAGLTLDDIDLFEINEAFAVVAHKFVTDLGLDWDKVNVNGGSIALGHPIGATGSILIGTIVDELERTGGRYGLVTMCAAGGMAPAIIVERVDGFAS; from the coding sequence ATGGCAGAAGCTTACATCATCGACGCGGTCCGCACGCCGCGCGGCATCGGCAAGGTCGGCAAGGGCGCGCTGGCACAGCAGCACCCGCAGCACCTCGCCGCCACCGTCCTCAAAGCCATCAAGGACCGCAATAATCTCGATACCAGCACTGTCGACGATGTGATCTGGTCCACCTCCACCCAAAAGGGCAAGCAGGCGGGCGACCTTGGCCGGATGGCGGCACTCGATGCCGGATTCGACATTACGTCGTCAGGCACCACGCTGGACCGGTTTTGCGGTGGCGGCATCACCACAGTGAACTTCGCTGCGGCGCAGGTTATGTCCGGCATGGAAGATTGCGTAATCGCCGGCGGTACGGAGATGATGAGCTACACCTCCGAAATGGCCAAGGAAGACATGGCGGCAGGCAAAGGGCCGATGATGATGGGCAGCGGCAATGACCGGCTGCAAAAGGTCCACCCGCAAAGCCACCAGGGTATGTGCGGCGATGCCATCGCCAGCATGGAAGGCTATAGCCGCGAAGAACTCGACGAGGTCGGCTATCGCAGCCAGCAACGCGCCGATGCCGCGATCAAGGACGGCCGCTTCGACAAGAGCATCGTGCCGGTTGTCGATGATGAGGGCAATGTGGTGCTGGATCACGAAGAATATCCACGCCCGGAAACCACGCGCGAAGGTCTGGCCGAGCTCAACCCCGCTTTCGCCAAGCTGGCCGATGTGCCGCTCGACCAGTCGGGCACCACGTTCCGGGGCCTGATCAACCAGAAATATCCCGGTCTTGAAATCAAGCATTTCCACCATGCGGGTAATTCCTCCGGCGTGGTCGATGGCGCGGCGGCCGTGCTGGTCGCCTCGGAAGACTATGCCAGGAAAAACGGCCTCACCCCGCGGGCGCGGATCGTGGCGACGGCCAATATGGGTGATGATCCCACGTTGATGCTCAACGCTCCGGTTCCGGCGGCAAAGAAGGTGCTGGAAAAGGCCGGACTGACGCTGGACGATATCGACCTGTTCGAAATCAACGAAGCTTTTGCAGTCGTGGCGCATAAATTCGTCACCGATCTGGGCCTGGATTGGGACAAGGTGAACGTGAATGGCGGCTCTATCGCGCTGGGCCACCCGATCGGGGCGACCGGGTCGATCCTGATCGGCACCATCGTCGACGAGCTGGAGCGGACCGGCGGTCGTTACGGCCTCGTCACCATGTGTGCAGCCGGCGGCATGGCCCCGGCAATCATCGTGGAGCGCGTAGACGGCTTCGCTTCCTGA
- a CDS encoding AI-2E family transporter encodes MANERTAKFEIGGLAVFLALITAALLFIAWPFIGALIWAALAAIMFQPLYRRILSRMGGRDNWAAVTTLLIITVAVIIPTFVIGSMILEQAVSLYIGLREREIDTAGIFIGTYEALPGQLRLLIDEAGYGDIASLRAKLTEFARASAGAVASYLLALGGSALSWILAFAVGLYATFFLLRDGEHVGRQVARALPLRPATAAALSENFVMTVRATIKGSVVVGVVQGMLGAITFWIVGLPSVLLFGLLMAIFSLLPALGPAIVWGPAAIYLFATGAVWEGVVVVASGIVVIGMADNLLRPILVGRDTGLPDWIVLVTTLGGIATLGLSGIVIGPVVAGLFLTGWAVLRHDREIAPR; translated from the coding sequence ATGGCAAACGAGCGAACTGCAAAATTCGAGATCGGCGGACTGGCGGTTTTCCTGGCCCTGATAACCGCTGCCTTGCTGTTCATCGCGTGGCCGTTCATCGGCGCGCTGATATGGGCCGCGCTCGCGGCCATCATGTTCCAGCCGCTCTATCGGCGCATCCTCTCGCGGATGGGCGGGCGCGACAATTGGGCTGCGGTTACCACCCTGCTGATCATCACGGTCGCGGTGATCATTCCGACATTCGTGATCGGCAGTATGATCCTGGAACAGGCGGTGTCGCTTTATATCGGCCTGCGCGAGCGTGAGATCGATACGGCGGGCATTTTCATCGGGACTTACGAGGCACTGCCCGGCCAGCTGCGGCTATTGATCGACGAAGCGGGTTATGGCGATATCGCTTCGCTGCGCGCGAAGCTTACCGAGTTTGCCCGCGCCAGCGCCGGAGCGGTTGCATCATACCTTCTGGCATTGGGCGGCAGCGCTTTGTCCTGGATCCTCGCTTTTGCGGTCGGTCTTTATGCAACTTTCTTCTTGCTGCGCGATGGCGAGCATGTCGGCCGCCAGGTGGCCCGCGCTTTGCCATTGCGGCCAGCAACCGCCGCAGCGCTGTCGGAAAACTTCGTCATGACGGTGCGCGCCACGATCAAGGGGTCGGTCGTGGTCGGCGTGGTCCAGGGGATGCTGGGTGCCATCACTTTCTGGATTGTCGGATTGCCATCTGTCCTGCTGTTCGGCCTGTTGATGGCGATCTTCTCGCTGTTACCGGCACTCGGCCCCGCCATCGTGTGGGGTCCGGCGGCGATCTACCTGTTTGCCACCGGCGCCGTCTGGGAAGGCGTGGTTGTCGTGGCTTCGGGTATTGTGGTGATCGGCATGGCCGACAATCTACTGCGGCCGATATTGGTGGGGCGCGATACCGGATTGCCGGACTGGATCGTGCTGGTCACGACGCTGGGCGGCATTGCCACGCTGGGTCTCAGCGGGATCGTGATCGGGCCGGTCGTGGCCGGGCTGTTTCTCACCGGATGGGCGGTTCTGCGTCACGACCGGGAGATTGCGCCGCGCTGA
- a CDS encoding cytochrome P450: MTDAAAKATAPGTAPDAVAGSEAAAASTPTPAHEELGAQRPFDPRLLETGGFGAWLTDKILRHPFGIMAFLRRYVPLPLFKGWGAVMRYEDVAEALQNDSGVAVPFGEKIEVLNDGPNFLLGMKDSPDYRWLHQATTDVFPLSDNAKYVGPIALEEAEALLEQGRGRIDVIGDLITLVPTRICERYYGVSVPDEFAFGQWTIAMSSFMFGDPTDNPVLREMALAAGERVRPLVDAAIARAHEAVAAGNAPDTIAVRLVKLQRGGEERMTDAIIRAVLVGMITGFVPTNTMAAGHMIEMLLDKPEWMARAQAAARADDDDLLKRILFEAMRFYPLNPGPFRVCERDVTIAAGTRREKTFPKGTKLMVSTQSAMFDPRQVKDPMRFDSDRPKSDYMLMGFGLHWCIGAPLAYAQVTQTLKPLLKCDNIRRAPGAAGKLKKFGPFPSDLEVLYDL, from the coding sequence ATGACGGATGCGGCGGCGAAGGCCACCGCGCCCGGTACAGCGCCAGATGCGGTGGCGGGCAGCGAGGCAGCAGCGGCCAGCACTCCTACCCCCGCTCATGAAGAGCTCGGGGCGCAGCGACCCTTCGATCCGCGGCTGCTGGAAACCGGTGGGTTCGGCGCTTGGCTTACCGACAAGATATTGCGCCATCCATTCGGGATAATGGCATTCCTGCGCCGCTATGTTCCACTGCCGCTGTTCAAGGGCTGGGGCGCGGTAATGCGGTACGAAGATGTGGCCGAGGCGTTGCAGAATGACAGCGGCGTGGCGGTGCCGTTCGGCGAGAAGATAGAAGTGCTGAACGACGGGCCGAACTTCCTGCTCGGCATGAAGGACAGCCCCGATTATCGCTGGCTGCACCAGGCCACGACCGATGTCTTCCCGCTCTCCGACAATGCGAAATATGTCGGCCCGATCGCGCTGGAGGAAGCCGAGGCATTGCTCGAGCAGGGCCGGGGCCGGATCGATGTGATCGGCGACCTGATCACCCTGGTGCCGACGCGTATTTGCGAGCGATATTACGGGGTGAGCGTTCCCGACGAATTTGCCTTCGGTCAATGGACCATCGCCATGAGCAGTTTCATGTTCGGCGACCCGACGGACAATCCGGTGCTGCGCGAAATGGCGCTTGCTGCCGGGGAACGGGTGCGGCCCCTGGTCGATGCCGCGATTGCGCGCGCGCATGAGGCGGTCGCGGCGGGCAATGCGCCGGATACTATCGCGGTGCGGCTGGTAAAGCTGCAGCGCGGGGGTGAGGAACGGATGACCGATGCGATCATCCGGGCGGTGCTGGTGGGCATGATAACCGGCTTCGTGCCGACCAATACGATGGCTGCCGGGCACATGATCGAAATGCTGCTGGACAAGCCTGAATGGATGGCCCGCGCGCAGGCCGCCGCCCGCGCGGACGACGACGATCTGCTCAAGCGGATCCTGTTCGAGGCGATGCGTTTCTACCCGCTCAATCCCGGACCGTTTCGCGTGTGCGAGCGGGACGTGACCATTGCGGCGGGCACGCGCAGGGAAAAGACCTTCCCCAAGGGCACCAAGCTGATGGTTTCCACCCAGTCGGCGATGTTCGATCCAAGGCAGGTGAAAGATCCGATGCGCTTCGACTCGGATCGGCCCAAGTCGGACTATATGCTTATGGGGTTCGGTCTGCATTGGTGCATCGGTGCGCCGCTCGCCTATGCGCAGGTAACTCAGACTCTCAAGCCATTGCTGAAATGCGACAATATCCGCCGTGCGCCGGGCGCGGCGGGCAAGTTGAAGAAATTCGGGCCGTTCCCTTCCGATCTGGAAGTGCTCTACGATCTCTAG